In a genomic window of Penaeus chinensis breed Huanghai No. 1 chromosome 30, ASM1920278v2, whole genome shotgun sequence:
- the LOC125041426 gene encoding zinc metalloproteinase nas-13-like: MKTLEVIGVVAFVLTTLALSSRAQLLPRTRLPNVIIGDPNEPENDILGPPLAKEELVFRINGTGEDGGESERGDGGEGGDPSLRSGFFQGDIMLPSEDHLLQIIQGSPDAQGSAARNPALRWPGALIPYVISASFSRAERAAIGGAMGEFHARTCLRFVARQPQHRDYVHILKGEGCSSAVGRSGGLQVVSLGQGCVHHGVVVHEFMHAAGFWHEQSRYDRDQHVIINWKNIIGDMKYNFGKKTNRLTSDLGLDYDYASVMHYGPRAFAVDASLPTIIPRVPGVEIGQRRGFSELDVKSLNILYRCDKDATTRPPTPTEKPGACVDTHAACPKWAASGVCVRSPVFMSRTCRKSCNLCEEKTDCVDTNIHCAWWAGQGECERNAAYMASSCPRSCDVCGVWPGPCKDQHKDCSKWAALGECGRNPAYMARNCRSSCRLCGKPPRAPGV; the protein is encoded by the exons ATGAAAACTCTCGAGGTGATCGGCGTTGTGGCCTTCGTGCTGACGaccctcgccctttcctcccGCGCTCAGCTGCTCCCTCGGACTCGGCTCCCGAACGTTATCATCGGAGACCCGAATgag CCCGAGAACGATATCCTCGGACCGCCCTTGGCCAAGGAGGAGCTCGTCTTCAGGATAAATGGGACCGGAGAGGACGgcggggagagcgagcgaggagacggaggagaggggggcgacCCAAGCCTTCGATCCGGCTTCTTCCAGGGCGATATCATGCTTCCCTCCGAGGACCACCTTCTGCAGATCATCCAG GGCTCGCCGGACGCCCAGGGGAGCGCCGCCAGGAACCCTGCTCTCCGCTGGCCCGGCGCCCTCATCCCCTACGTCATCTCCGCCTCCTTCT CTCGCGCGGAGAGGGCGGCCATCGGGGGCGCGATGGGCGAGTTCCACGCCAGGACCTGCCTTCGCTTCGTCGCCCGCCAGCCGCAGCACAGGGACTACGTGCACATTCTCAAGGGCGAAGG GTGTTCGAGCGCGGTGGGTCGGTCCGGCGGGCTGCAGGTCGTCTCCCTCGGGCAGGGCTGCGTGCATCACGGCGTGGTCGTGCACGAGTTCATGCACGCCGCCGGCTTCTGGCACGAGCAGTCCCGGTACGACCGCGATCAGCACGTTATCATCAACTGGAAGAACATCATCGGCGACATGAAATACAACTTCGGTAAG AAAACCAACCGTCTGACGAGCGACTTGGGGCTCGACTACGACTACGCCTCCGTCATGCACTACGGGCCGCGCGCCTTCGCCGTGGACGCCTCGCTGCCCACCATCATACCCAGGGTGCCCGGGGTCGAGATAGGTCAGCGTCGCGGCTTCTCGGAG CTCGATGTCAAGAGCCTGAACATCCTGTACCGCTGCGATAAAGATGCAACCACACGCCCACCGACGCCCACGGAGAAGCCAGGAGCCTGCGTGGACACCCACGCGGCCTGCCCCAAGTGGGCGGCGAGCGGCGTGTGCGTGAGGAGCCCCGTCTTCATGTCGCGCACGTGTCGGAAGTCTTGCAATCTGTGTG AAGAAAAGACTGACTGCGTGGATACGAACATTCACTGCGCGTGGTGGGCGGGGCAGGGCGAGTGCGAGCGGAACGCAGCCTACATGGCCAGTTCCTGCCCCAGATCATGCGACGTTTGCG GAGTGTGGCCAGGGCCGTGCAAGGATCAACATAAAGACTGCAGCAAATGGGCGGCCCTGGGGGAGTGTGGGCGGAACCCGGCTTACATGGCCCGCAACTGCCGCTCTTCCTGCCGTCTGTGCGGAAAGCCGCCCCGGGCGCCGGGGGTCTAG